The following proteins come from a genomic window of Polaribacter dokdonensis:
- the serC gene encoding 3-phosphoserine/phosphohydroxythreonine transaminase produces the protein MKKHNFSAGPCILPEEVLQKASEAILNFNDDNLSLIEISHRSKPFVTVIEKARALALELLGLENKGYKALFLHGGASMEFLMVAYNLLQKKAAYLNTGTWSDKAIKEAKEFGEIVEVASSKDKGFNYIPKGYSIPNDADYFHCTSNNTVAGTQMKDFPQTDVPLICDMSSDIFSRQLDFEKFDLIYAGAQKNMGPAGTTLVIIKDGILGKVERQIPSMLNYQTHLEKDSMFNTPAVFPVYVSMLTLQWLKDLGGIPFIEKVNNQKAELLYSEIDRNPLFKGIVAKEDRSTMNATFVLTDDSLTEKFDKMWQDANINGLHGHRSVGGYRASMYNALPLYSVQALVDVMQELERNN, from the coding sequence ATGAAAAAACACAATTTTAGTGCTGGTCCTTGTATTTTACCAGAAGAAGTTCTACAAAAAGCATCTGAAGCTATTTTAAATTTTAATGATGACAATTTATCATTAATAGAAATTTCACATAGAAGTAAGCCATTTGTAACTGTTATTGAAAAAGCTAGAGCCTTAGCTTTAGAACTTTTAGGTCTAGAGAATAAAGGATACAAAGCTTTGTTTTTACATGGAGGTGCAAGCATGGAGTTTTTAATGGTGGCTTATAATCTATTACAAAAAAAAGCAGCTTATTTAAATACAGGTACTTGGTCTGATAAAGCCATTAAAGAAGCCAAAGAATTTGGTGAAATTGTAGAAGTTGCCTCGTCAAAAGACAAAGGTTTCAATTATATACCTAAAGGATATTCAATACCTAATGATGCTGATTACTTTCATTGTACTAGTAATAATACTGTTGCAGGAACTCAAATGAAAGATTTTCCACAGACTGATGTTCCTTTAATATGTGACATGAGTTCAGATATATTTTCTCGTCAATTAGATTTTGAAAAATTTGATTTAATTTATGCTGGAGCTCAAAAAAACATGGGGCCAGCAGGCACAACTCTAGTAATTATTAAAGATGGTATTTTAGGTAAAGTTGAAAGACAAATACCTTCTATGCTAAACTACCAAACACATTTAGAGAAAGACAGCATGTTCAATACACCAGCTGTTTTTCCTGTTTATGTATCGATGTTAACTTTACAATGGTTAAAAGATTTAGGAGGCATACCTTTCATTGAGAAAGTGAACAATCAAAAGGCTGAACTTTTATATTCAGAGATTGATAGAAATCCATTATTTAAAGGAATTGTAGCCAAGGAAGATAGAAGTACAATGAATGCAACTTTTGTACTAACAGATGACTCCTTAACTGAGAAGTTTGATAAAATGTGGCAAGATGCAAACATTAATGGTTTACATGGTCATAGATCTGTAGGTGGTTACAGAGCAAGTATGTACAATGCTTTGCCTTTGTATAGTGTGCAAGCATTAGTAGATGTAATGCAAGAATTAGAAAGAAATAATTAA
- a CDS encoding acyl-CoA reductase — MTSIQNRITAFAKLGDFLSQFSSDKIEKKPNIEHNDLFFEGFQHQIKLAQENNSWFTKDNILFAIQSWSKALSTENLNDFIKEVNLTKNSSKKVAIIMAGNIPLVGFHDFLSVLISGHEVIIKQSSSDKHLLPFLAKYLEYVEETFKGKIAFTEEKLSYFDAVIATGSNNTARYFEYYFKNKPNIIRKSRNSVAVITGNEGDEDYIGLANDVFQYFGLGCRSVSKLYVPKNYNFDAFFNGMYTKKEIINNAKYANNYDYNKAVYLMSEFDLLENGFLMIKEDQSYSSPIATIFYEYYDNEVDLKIKLHEDREKIQCIVAKDFLEHEIAFGQTQHPQLTDYADGVNTLEFLSKL; from the coding sequence ATGACTAGTATTCAAAACAGAATTACTGCATTCGCAAAATTAGGTGACTTTTTAAGTCAGTTTTCATCAGATAAGATTGAGAAAAAACCAAATATTGAGCATAATGATTTATTTTTTGAAGGGTTTCAGCATCAAATTAAATTAGCACAAGAAAATAACTCTTGGTTTACCAAAGACAACATTTTATTTGCTATACAAAGTTGGTCTAAAGCATTATCTACAGAAAATTTAAATGATTTTATTAAAGAGGTTAATCTTACCAAAAATTCCAGTAAAAAGGTAGCTATAATAATGGCTGGAAACATACCTTTGGTTGGTTTTCATGATTTTTTATCGGTTTTAATTTCTGGTCATGAAGTGATTATAAAACAATCTTCTAGTGATAAACATTTACTACCATTTTTGGCTAAATATTTAGAATACGTGGAAGAAACTTTTAAAGGTAAAATTGCATTTACTGAAGAAAAATTGAGCTATTTTGATGCTGTAATAGCAACAGGAAGTAATAATACAGCTCGTTATTTTGAATACTATTTTAAAAACAAACCAAACATCATTAGAAAAAGTAGAAATTCTGTTGCAGTTATAACAGGTAATGAAGGTGATGAAGATTATATTGGTTTAGCAAATGATGTTTTTCAATATTTTGGTTTAGGATGCAGATCTGTTTCTAAATTATATGTTCCTAAAAATTATAATTTTGATGCCTTTTTTAATGGAATGTACACCAAAAAAGAAATTATAAATAATGCTAAATACGCAAACAACTACGATTATAACAAGGCTGTTTATTTAATGAGCGAGTTTGATTTGTTAGAAAATGGTTTTTTAATGATAAAAGAAGATCAAAGTTATTCCTCACCTATTGCTACTATTTTTTACGAATATTATGATAATGAGGTTGATTTAAAAATTAAGTTACATGAAGACAGAGAAAAAATACAGTGTATTGTAGCAAAAGACTTTCTAGAACATGAAATTGCTTTTGGGCAAACGCAACACCCACAATTAACAGATTATGCAGATGGTGTAAATACACTAGAATTCTTGTCTAAATTATAA
- a CDS encoding 4Fe-4S dicluster domain-containing protein: MAIIITDECINCGACEPECPNTAIYEGADDWKYADGTDLSGNIVLPNGKSANAEEDQEPVSDEIYYIVADKCTECKGFHEEPQCAAVCPVDCCVPDEDNVETEEVLLEKQAFMHNS; encoded by the coding sequence ATGGCAATTATAATAACAGATGAGTGTATAAATTGTGGGGCTTGTGAGCCTGAATGTCCTAATACTGCAATTTACGAAGGTGCAGATGATTGGAAGTATGCAGATGGTACAGACTTAAGTGGAAATATTGTATTACCTAATGGAAAATCTGCAAATGCAGAGGAAGACCAAGAGCCTGTTTCTGATGAAATTTATTACATAGTTGCAGATAAATGTACAGAGTGTAAAGGTTTTCATGAAGAGCCACAATGTGCAGCAGTTTGTCCTGTAGATTGTTGTGTACCAGATGAAGATAATGTTGAAACAGAAGAAGTTTTGTTAGAAAAACAAGCGTTTATGCACAATTCATAA